From the genome of Clavibacter nebraskensis NCPPB 2581:
CGCGGCGATGTCGATCCAGCCCGGATCCGTCCGCTGTACGCGCAGCCGCCAGCTCGCCGAGACGAGCGCCCGCAGCGCGGGCAGCGGCACCGTCACGATGCGCGCGTCGAGCAGGCGGCCGACGAGCGCGGGATCCACGACGGGGTCCGCGGCGACGTTGAAGGCGCCGGGCGCGCGCCGCTCCACCGCCCGCCAGAACGCGTCCGCGACGTCCTCGTTGTGCACCACCTGCGACACCAGCTCGCGGGGGAGCGGCAGCACCGGGGTGCGGGTGGCGAGGCCCATCCAGCGCGTGGGGATCCACCGGCCGAGGAAGAGCCCGGCGATCTCCGCGGCGGCCTCGTCGTGCATCACGAGCCCGGGTCGCATGCGCGTCACGACGATCTCCGGGTGGGCGGCCTCGAAGGCGTCCATCGCGCGCTCGTTCTCGGCCTTGTGCCGCGAGTAGTGGGAGGTGTGGATGCCGCCGGTGGGCCACGTCTCGTCGCGCGGACGGTCCTTCGGGGCCGCGCTGTACGCGCCGACCGAGGACGCGACGACCACCTGGGGCACGCCCGCCCGCGCGACGGCCTCGAGCACGTTCGCGGTGCCGATCACGTTCGTGCGGTGCATCACGCGCTCGCGGTGGTTCGGCTGCAGG
Proteins encoded in this window:
- a CDS encoding NAD-dependent epimerase/dehydratase family protein, yielding MRVVVIGATGNLGTGVLRRLHTAGAEIVGVARRMPDASLEPYSGVTWRLADIGAAGAVSGLAATMRGADAVVHLGWALQPNHRERVMHRTNVIGTANVLEAVARAGVPQVVVASSVGAYSAAPKDRPRDETWPTGGIHTSHYSRHKAENERAMDAFEAAHPEIVVTRMRPGLVMHDEAAAEIAGLFLGRWIPTRWMGLATRTPVLPLPRELVSQVVHNEDVADAFWRAVERRAPGAFNVAADPVVDPALVGRLLDARIVTVPLPALRALVSASWRLRVQRTDPGWIDIAANVPVMSTARAREVLGWAPTHTAEEVLAEFGRAFVHRTGREGSAPLAG